A portion of the Deltaproteobacteria bacterium genome contains these proteins:
- a CDS encoding exodeoxyribonuclease V subunit gamma: MLHLVYSSQTEKLLDALIADLHAHREQEGPLAPQHLVVHNRNVETFVRFGIARETGIAANLSVHLLRRFVTELLVGDGPVELLDADALSGHLLGLLLDDSALKGKDLAPVREYLRAAGESNDAMDLRRVQLANRLGRLFEEYGFSREELLRVWPERMLLQKTPLAGAERWQRALWLKLFGSEGVLARRQKDDGIRRVQLGTLLDQPLGKLALPKHVHVFGVSYVARAFQRVFALLAEQTELHVYALNPCREFWEDVRGRRVPEGDDPFNLAVSENAALRLWGKPGRENIRLLNALAECDFVERFPETDSLPDTLLGSLQREILERAPAPPAPRPVARDDESLCVLKAPSVRREAEAVAEEIWSLVERDPDLRFNEIAVIVAGRDRETYFAQLTAAFRACHDLPHNVVDLELARTSSLAEAVQLLLALPLGGFTRPELLDLLTHPSARARDPNIDADAWVAWCERLEILRGADQSDHAGTYVDGDHYNWDQGLRRLALGAFLTGERSGDRRALELDGARYLPEELGRDLQGPAAQLAMAVRALIADARFARKQELTLPEWAAFLSAQVQAHLVATNPQEERELAHVLGELRRLGELELGGRAVGYRVVHELATARLAGLGTGRGQHLADGVVVSTSQPMRAIPFKAIFMVGLGEGEFPSVDRRDTLDLRAAKPQPGDVSPRERDRYLFLETLLCARQRLTLSYVARNPVSGEDLEPSSVVLELLEMAALGEDGRQARLREIPLRRHEGADPKRIRLPEAAREEAVAALRASLPRDGEGRLPALSGLRQAMEPKDWDALANRLALAAPPEMAAEHVERVRVSLAALRHFLECPLQGWAEYGLRLADDADFEDMQDREDEHLHTPRLLATQLLQRAFLDAPPGAASGVREVDAPYEAQLSHLQDAGRVPSGVFGEVEQARQRAVLHTWAELVHESGVGIAPLRVHRFGGAEEHEAVDALHPALVLPVEVRKDGVARTVEVELVGRAGPLSDSPWASVLLLDKKAPKSWQDEIARRGLRAYLEQLMLAAAGVHEGEHITVAIFGGEPSKFHIVPLAPISKKDARAQLAALLSDLLSGGHDYLMPCEAVFTAHRNAGSIGAEVEKLCEGYAPCSSSFGPIRDWQDRSPLPDEDANEIVQRRFGSYLKRLKLEGAG, translated from the coding sequence ATGCTCCACCTCGTCTACTCCAGCCAGACGGAGAAGCTGCTCGACGCGCTCATCGCGGACCTTCACGCCCATCGCGAGCAGGAAGGCCCGCTCGCGCCGCAGCACCTGGTGGTGCACAACCGCAATGTCGAGACGTTCGTGCGCTTCGGCATCGCGCGCGAGACGGGCATCGCGGCCAACCTGAGCGTGCACCTCTTGCGGCGCTTCGTGACCGAGCTGCTGGTGGGCGACGGGCCCGTGGAGCTGCTCGACGCGGACGCGCTCAGCGGCCATCTGCTGGGCCTGCTCCTCGACGACTCAGCCTTGAAGGGCAAGGACCTGGCGCCGGTGCGCGAGTACCTGCGCGCCGCGGGCGAGTCGAATGACGCGATGGATCTGCGGCGCGTCCAGCTCGCGAATCGGCTGGGGCGGCTGTTCGAGGAGTACGGCTTCTCGCGCGAGGAGCTGCTGCGCGTGTGGCCCGAGCGGATGCTCCTGCAGAAGACGCCTCTCGCGGGCGCCGAGCGTTGGCAGCGCGCGCTGTGGCTGAAGCTCTTCGGATCCGAGGGCGTGCTCGCGCGCCGCCAGAAGGACGACGGCATTCGCCGCGTGCAGCTCGGGACGCTCCTCGACCAGCCGCTGGGGAAGCTCGCGCTGCCGAAGCACGTGCACGTGTTCGGGGTGTCGTACGTGGCGCGCGCGTTCCAGCGGGTGTTCGCGCTGCTCGCCGAGCAGACGGAGCTGCACGTCTACGCGCTCAATCCGTGTCGCGAGTTCTGGGAGGACGTGCGCGGCCGCCGCGTGCCCGAAGGGGACGACCCGTTCAACCTCGCCGTGAGCGAGAACGCCGCGCTGCGGCTCTGGGGCAAGCCCGGGCGCGAGAACATCCGGCTGCTGAACGCGCTCGCCGAGTGCGACTTTGTCGAGCGCTTCCCCGAGACCGACTCGCTGCCGGACACGCTGCTCGGCTCGCTGCAGCGCGAGATCCTCGAGCGCGCGCCCGCGCCGCCCGCGCCGCGGCCGGTCGCGAGGGACGACGAGAGCCTGTGCGTCCTGAAGGCGCCGAGCGTGCGTCGCGAAGCCGAGGCCGTGGCCGAGGAGATCTGGTCGCTGGTGGAACGCGATCCGGACCTGCGGTTCAACGAGATCGCGGTGATCGTCGCGGGGCGCGATCGCGAGACGTACTTCGCCCAGCTCACCGCCGCGTTCCGCGCCTGCCACGACTTGCCGCACAACGTGGTCGATCTCGAGCTCGCACGCACCAGCTCGCTCGCGGAAGCCGTGCAGTTGTTGCTCGCGCTGCCGCTCGGCGGGTTCACGCGGCCTGAGCTGCTCGACCTGCTCACGCACCCGTCGGCGCGCGCGCGCGATCCGAACATCGACGCCGACGCTTGGGTCGCCTGGTGCGAGCGCCTGGAGATTCTCCGGGGCGCGGACCAGAGCGATCACGCGGGCACATACGTCGACGGCGATCACTACAACTGGGACCAGGGCCTGCGTCGGCTGGCGCTGGGCGCGTTCCTCACCGGCGAACGCTCCGGCGACCGGCGCGCGCTCGAGCTCGACGGCGCCCGCTATCTGCCCGAGGAGCTCGGCCGCGATCTGCAAGGTCCCGCGGCCCAGCTGGCCATGGCCGTGCGCGCGCTCATCGCCGACGCGCGCTTCGCCCGGAAGCAGGAGCTCACGCTTCCCGAGTGGGCGGCGTTCTTGAGCGCGCAGGTGCAAGCGCACCTCGTGGCCACGAATCCGCAGGAGGAGCGCGAGCTGGCGCACGTGCTCGGCGAATTGCGTCGGCTGGGTGAGCTGGAGCTCGGCGGCCGCGCGGTGGGCTATCGCGTGGTGCACGAGCTGGCCACGGCGCGGCTCGCGGGCCTGGGCACCGGGCGCGGACAGCACCTCGCAGATGGCGTGGTCGTCTCCACCTCGCAGCCCATGCGCGCCATTCCCTTCAAGGCGATCTTCATGGTCGGGCTGGGTGAGGGCGAGTTCCCCAGCGTCGATCGCCGCGACACGCTCGATCTCCGCGCGGCCAAGCCCCAGCCCGGCGACGTCAGCCCGCGCGAGCGCGATCGCTACCTGTTCCTGGAGACGCTGCTCTGCGCCCGGCAGCGGCTCACGCTCTCCTACGTCGCGCGGAACCCCGTGAGCGGCGAAGACCTCGAGCCGTCGTCGGTGGTGCTGGAGCTGCTGGAGATGGCCGCGCTCGGTGAGGACGGTCGCCAAGCGCGACTTCGCGAGATTCCGCTGCGTCGCCACGAGGGCGCGGATCCGAAGCGCATCCGATTGCCCGAGGCCGCGCGCGAGGAGGCCGTCGCTGCGCTGCGCGCGTCGCTTCCGCGCGATGGGGAAGGGCGGCTGCCGGCGCTGAGTGGGCTGCGTCAGGCGATGGAGCCGAAGGATTGGGATGCGCTCGCGAATCGGCTCGCGCTCGCGGCACCCCCTGAGATGGCCGCGGAGCACGTCGAGCGGGTTCGGGTGTCGCTCGCGGCGCTGCGGCACTTCCTCGAGTGCCCGCTGCAGGGCTGGGCGGAGTACGGCCTGCGCCTCGCCGACGACGCCGACTTCGAGGACATGCAGGACCGCGAGGACGAGCACCTGCACACCCCGCGGCTGCTCGCGACCCAGCTCCTGCAGCGCGCGTTCCTCGATGCGCCGCCGGGCGCCGCGAGCGGCGTGCGCGAGGTGGACGCGCCGTATGAAGCGCAGCTCTCGCACCTTCAAGACGCGGGGCGGGTGCCGTCGGGCGTCTTCGGCGAGGTGGAGCAGGCGCGTCAGCGAGCGGTGCTGCACACCTGGGCCGAACTGGTGCACGAGTCGGGCGTGGGGATCGCGCCGCTGCGCGTGCATCGCTTCGGCGGCGCCGAGGAGCACGAGGCCGTCGACGCGCTTCATCCGGCGCTGGTGCTCCCCGTGGAAGTTCGGAAGGACGGCGTCGCGCGGACCGTGGAAGTCGAGCTCGTCGGTCGCGCGGGGCCGCTCTCGGACTCGCCCTGGGCGAGCGTGCTGCTGCTCGACAAGAAGGCGCCGAAGTCGTGGCAGGACGAGATCGCTCGGCGCGGGCTGCGCGCGTACCTGGAGCAGCTCATGCTCGCGGCCGCGGGCGTTCACGAGGGCGAGCACATCACCGTGGCGATCTTCGGCGGCGAGCCGAGCAAGTTTCACATCGTGCCGCTCGCGCCCATCTCCAAGAAGGACGCGCGCGCCCAGCTCGCAGCGCTGCTGTCGGATCTGCTCTCGGGCGGGCATGACTACTTGATGCCCTGCGAGGCCGTGTTCACCGCGCACCGCAACGCCGGGAGCATCGGCGCCGAGGTGGAGAAGCTCTGCGAAGGCTACGCGCCGTGCAGCTCGAGCTTCGGCCCCATTCGCGATTGGCAGGATCGCTCGCCGCTCCCCGACGAGGACGCGAACGAGATCGTGCAGCGGCGCTTCGGCTCGTACTTGAAGCGCTTGAAGCTGGAGGGCGCGGGATGA
- a CDS encoding TIGR04013 family B12-binding domain/radical SAM domain-containing protein, protein MTDPRVALVMSHRFPGKYAFTVLAGALEREEDTGQLGLHFARDREGMVAAARAAQTRGERVVLAWSFYSPGFPEAATDLAWVRAQLAGIDVLCIAGGVHATAEPLETLQAGFDLVAVGEGEKTIVELVRRLRVGESWHGVPGTARLEEGALRSHGKGELATLDDWPPFAVRHDKFGAIEITRGCIYACKFCQTPFVSKARFRHRSIENIVGWAKKLRATGRRDLRFLSPTSLSYGSPDETPNLEAVDALLARCREAIGPEGRIYFGTFPSELRPEHVTPEALAVLKKWVDNDNLIIGGQSGSERVLAQSHRGHDVESIVRAARISVECGFLPNVDFILGLPGEEQADIEATLALMERLAEIGAKVHGHTFMPLPGTPFKRAPPGQVDDATREKLDRLASQGRLYGQWKRQQAVAAEMAERRDRRRPPA, encoded by the coding sequence ATGACGGATCCTCGCGTCGCGCTGGTGATGTCGCATCGGTTCCCAGGCAAGTACGCGTTCACGGTGCTCGCCGGCGCGCTCGAGCGCGAGGAGGACACCGGCCAGCTCGGGCTGCACTTCGCGCGCGATCGCGAAGGCATGGTCGCGGCAGCTCGAGCGGCGCAGACGCGCGGCGAGCGCGTGGTGCTCGCGTGGTCGTTCTACTCGCCCGGCTTCCCCGAGGCGGCCACGGATCTCGCCTGGGTCCGCGCGCAGCTCGCCGGCATCGACGTCCTCTGCATCGCGGGCGGCGTGCACGCCACCGCCGAGCCGCTGGAGACGCTGCAGGCCGGGTTCGATCTCGTCGCGGTCGGTGAAGGCGAGAAGACCATCGTCGAGCTCGTGCGGCGCCTTCGCGTGGGCGAGAGCTGGCACGGCGTTCCCGGCACCGCGCGGCTCGAGGAGGGCGCGCTGCGCTCGCACGGCAAGGGCGAGCTGGCGACGCTCGATGACTGGCCGCCGTTCGCCGTGCGCCACGACAAGTTCGGCGCCATCGAGATCACCCGCGGCTGCATCTACGCGTGCAAGTTCTGCCAGACGCCCTTCGTCAGCAAGGCGCGCTTCCGGCATCGCTCCATCGAGAACATCGTCGGCTGGGCCAAGAAGCTCCGTGCCACCGGGCGGCGCGATCTGCGGTTCCTCTCGCCCACGTCGCTGTCCTATGGCTCGCCCGACGAGACGCCGAATCTCGAGGCCGTCGACGCGCTGCTCGCGCGCTGTCGCGAGGCGATCGGACCCGAAGGACGCATCTACTTCGGCACCTTCCCCTCGGAGCTGCGACCCGAGCACGTCACGCCCGAAGCGCTGGCGGTCCTGAAGAAGTGGGTCGACAACGACAACCTCATCATCGGCGGGCAGAGCGGCTCGGAGCGCGTGCTCGCCCAGAGCCATCGTGGGCACGACGTGGAGTCGATCGTCCGGGCCGCGCGGATCTCCGTCGAGTGCGGTTTCTTGCCCAATGTCGACTTCATCCTCGGGCTGCCGGGCGAGGAGCAGGCGGACATCGAAGCCACGCTCGCGCTGATGGAGCGGCTCGCCGAGATCGGCGCCAAGGTGCACGGCCACACCTTCATGCCGCTGCCGGGGACGCCCTTCAAGCGCGCGCCGCCGGGCCAGGTCGACGACGCCACGCGCGAGAAGCTCGACCGGCTGGCGTCGCAGGGGCGGCTCTACGGGCAGTGGAAGCGCCAGCAGGCCGTGGCCGCGGAGATGGCCGAGCGCCGCGATCGACGCCGCCCGCCTGCTTGA
- a CDS encoding DUF4286 family protein — protein sequence MAHALYVVHIEIDPAAEPAWEPWMFGHHVPEVVKLGGFLRARRLRDEARAPDGWHRWTLLYEAESRAVIDGYLNGPHIGRIRQEHTERFGATTRISRQILVEAGDPIRGELSE from the coding sequence ATGGCCCACGCGCTGTACGTCGTGCACATCGAGATCGACCCTGCGGCCGAGCCGGCGTGGGAGCCGTGGATGTTTGGCCACCACGTGCCCGAGGTGGTGAAGCTGGGCGGGTTTCTGCGCGCGCGGCGCCTGCGCGACGAGGCCCGCGCGCCCGACGGCTGGCACCGCTGGACGCTCCTCTACGAGGCCGAGAGCCGCGCGGTGATCGACGGCTACCTCAACGGACCGCACATCGGCCGGATCCGCCAGGAGCACACCGAGCGCTTCGGAGCGACGACGCGGATCAGCCGACAGATCCTGGTCGAGGCGGGAGATCCGATTCGCGGCGAGCTCTCCGAATGA
- a CDS encoding TetR/AcrR family transcriptional regulator, translating into MGKGAETRERIVKKAMALASRDGLAGVTIGALASETHLSKSGLFAHFGSKEELQLTVLDQTAADFTESVLKPALASPRGVMRLAVFFDRWLDWAQDRRFPGGCLMIAASAELDDRPGPQRDRVVAHQKDLVDSIARMAQGAVDEGQFRADLDCKQFAHDVYALYVGYHQLRRLLRDRNEGARVRASFDRLVEWARRRE; encoded by the coding sequence ATGGGCAAGGGCGCCGAGACGCGGGAGCGGATCGTCAAGAAGGCCATGGCCCTCGCCAGCCGCGACGGGCTGGCCGGGGTGACCATCGGCGCGCTCGCCTCGGAGACCCACCTCTCCAAGAGCGGGCTCTTCGCGCACTTCGGCTCGAAGGAAGAGCTGCAGCTCACCGTGCTCGACCAGACGGCCGCGGACTTCACCGAGAGCGTGCTCAAGCCGGCGCTCGCGTCGCCGCGCGGGGTGATGCGCCTCGCCGTCTTCTTCGACCGCTGGCTCGACTGGGCCCAGGACCGACGCTTCCCTGGCGGCTGCTTGATGATCGCCGCCTCGGCCGAGCTCGACGACCGGCCGGGTCCGCAGCGCGATCGGGTGGTCGCGCATCAGAAGGATCTCGTCGACAGCATCGCCCGCATGGCCCAGGGGGCCGTGGACGAAGGCCAGTTCCGCGCCGACCTCGACTGCAAGCAGTTCGCCCACGACGTGTACGCGCTCTACGTGGGCTACCACCAGCTCCGCCGGCTGCTCCGGGATCGCAACGAGGGCGCGCGCGTGCGCGCCTCGTTCGACCGGCTGGTGGAGTGGGCCCGCCGCCGCGAGTGA
- a CDS encoding alpha/beta fold hydrolase — protein MPALAAQFFRPRQRLQLAPPTDATPLSVTHGDLALQGWALGQGPAVLLAHGWEGAAGQFGPMAQALTAQGLRAVAFDLPAHGASGGVEANVVTFAAALREVARAHGPFVGVVGHSLGGAAVSVASATGLGAERALLIAPAASPDHFIRTFAGAVLPPELLGPFTDAVWAHAGFVSQDVHAPSHVSRFDGTVRVLHDPADREVPFAHGESIAAAAKAGSLRELPGAGHVRILTDARTLDETTHFFAPLRRTSEASHV, from the coding sequence ATGCCCGCGCTGGCCGCTCAGTTCTTCCGGCCCCGGCAGCGGCTGCAGCTCGCCCCGCCGACCGACGCGACGCCGCTCTCTGTCACACACGGCGATCTCGCGCTCCAGGGCTGGGCGCTCGGCCAAGGTCCCGCGGTGCTCCTGGCGCACGGCTGGGAGGGCGCGGCCGGGCAGTTCGGGCCGATGGCGCAGGCGCTGACGGCGCAAGGGCTCCGGGCGGTGGCGTTCGACCTGCCGGCGCACGGCGCGAGCGGCGGCGTCGAGGCGAACGTCGTCACCTTCGCGGCAGCGCTGCGCGAGGTGGCCCGCGCACACGGGCCGTTCGTCGGCGTGGTGGGGCACTCGCTCGGCGGCGCCGCGGTGAGCGTGGCCAGCGCCACGGGGCTCGGCGCGGAGCGCGCGCTGCTCATCGCGCCGGCGGCGTCGCCCGACCACTTCATCCGCACGTTCGCGGGCGCGGTGCTGCCGCCGGAGCTGCTCGGGCCCTTCACCGACGCGGTCTGGGCGCATGCGGGCTTCGTCTCTCAGGACGTGCATGCGCCTTCGCATGTGTCACGCTTCGACGGCACGGTGCGCGTGCTCCACGACCCGGCCGATCGCGAGGTGCCCTTCGCGCACGGCGAGTCGATCGCCGCCGCGGCGAAGGCGGGCTCCCTGCGCGAGCTGCCCGGCGCGGGACACGTTCGCATCCTCACCGACGCCCGGACGCTGGATGAGACCACCCACTTCTTCGCGCCGCTGCGGCGCACTTCGGAGGCAAGCCATGTCTGA
- a CDS encoding acetyl-CoA C-acetyltransferase, protein MSDAFILDAVRTPRGRGKLGKGALSGVHPQELLAQVFRALASRNHVDPRELDDVLVGCVSQVNDQGANIARNAVLAAGWPQEIPALSVNRFCASGLQAVNLAAMGVGSGAQDLVVAGGVESMSRVPMGSDGAGQDGGNLTLREKLIQIPQGISADAIATREKLSREAIDGWALTSQQRAAMAQAEGRFTRSLIPVTDPASGKLLLDRDESVRGDTTAEGLAKLAPSFAALGEAEIAPGLTLDGAARRVYPELPTIDHRHTAGNSSGLADGAAAVLLASEAYVRRTGVRPRARIASMAALGSEPVIMLTAPAPTAKKALGRIGLSPRDVDVWEINEAFSAVVLQTMRALELDPEKVNPNGGAIALGHPLGATGAMLLGTALDELERTGKRRALVVLCIGGGQGLATVIERI, encoded by the coding sequence ATGTCTGACGCATTCATCCTCGACGCGGTCCGCACCCCGCGCGGCCGCGGCAAGCTGGGCAAGGGCGCGCTCTCGGGCGTCCACCCGCAGGAGCTCCTGGCGCAGGTCTTCCGCGCGCTCGCCTCACGAAACCACGTCGATCCGCGCGAGCTCGACGACGTCCTCGTGGGCTGCGTGTCGCAAGTGAACGACCAGGGCGCCAACATCGCGCGCAACGCGGTGCTCGCCGCGGGCTGGCCGCAGGAGATCCCCGCGCTCTCCGTGAACCGCTTCTGCGCCTCGGGCCTTCAGGCGGTGAACCTGGCCGCGATGGGCGTGGGCTCCGGCGCGCAGGATCTCGTCGTGGCGGGCGGCGTGGAGAGCATGTCGCGCGTGCCCATGGGCTCCGACGGCGCCGGCCAGGACGGCGGAAATCTCACGTTGCGCGAGAAGCTCATCCAGATTCCGCAGGGCATCAGCGCCGACGCCATCGCCACCCGCGAGAAGCTCAGCCGCGAGGCGATCGATGGCTGGGCGCTGACGTCGCAGCAGCGCGCGGCGATGGCTCAGGCCGAGGGCCGCTTCACGCGCTCGCTGATTCCGGTGACGGATCCCGCGAGCGGCAAGCTGCTCCTCGATCGCGACGAGAGCGTGCGCGGCGACACGACGGCTGAGGGTTTGGCGAAGTTGGCGCCGAGCTTCGCGGCGCTGGGTGAGGCGGAGATCGCGCCGGGCCTGACGCTCGACGGCGCCGCGCGGCGGGTCTATCCCGAGCTCCCGACGATCGATCACCGACACACCGCGGGCAACTCGAGCGGCCTGGCCGACGGCGCCGCGGCGGTGCTGCTCGCCTCGGAGGCGTACGTGCGCCGAACGGGCGTGCGACCGCGGGCGCGCATCGCCTCCATGGCCGCGCTGGGCAGCGAGCCGGTGATCATGCTCACTGCGCCGGCGCCCACCGCGAAGAAGGCGCTCGGCCGCATCGGGCTCAGCCCGCGCGACGTGGACGTCTGGGAGATCAACGAGGCCTTCTCCGCGGTGGTGCTGCAGACGATGCGCGCCCTGGAGCTCGATCCGGAGAAGGTGAACCCCAACGGCGGCGCGATCGCGCTCGGACATCCGCTCGGCGCGACCGGCGCCATGCTGCTCGGCACCGCGCTCGACGAACTGGAGCGCACCGGCAAGCGGCGCGCGCTGGTGGTGCTTTGCATCGGCGGTGGCCAGGGACTCGCCACGGTGATCGAGCGCATCTGA
- a CDS encoding YceI family protein — MSTQTWNIDPSHSGVNFSVRHMMIAKVRGSFGAFSGAITVDDDDASKSLVKAEIDVASINTHEPKRDGHLKSPDFFDVEKFPKLTFVSKRVEGKGDSFKLVGDLTLHGVTKEVTLDVSREGGGKDPWGNQRLAFTARGSLNRTDYGLKWNQALEAGGVLVGEKVDIDLEVSAVLAK; from the coding sequence ATGTCGACCCAGACCTGGAACATCGATCCCTCGCACTCGGGCGTGAACTTCTCGGTGCGGCACATGATGATCGCCAAGGTGCGCGGCTCGTTTGGCGCGTTCAGCGGCGCCATCACCGTGGATGACGACGACGCGAGCAAGAGCTTGGTGAAGGCGGAGATCGACGTGGCCAGCATCAACACCCACGAGCCCAAGCGCGACGGCCACCTCAAGAGCCCCGACTTCTTCGACGTGGAGAAGTTTCCCAAGCTCACCTTCGTGAGCAAGCGCGTCGAAGGCAAGGGCGACAGCTTCAAGCTGGTCGGCGATCTCACGCTGCACGGCGTGACCAAGGAGGTCACCCTCGACGTGAGCCGCGAGGGCGGCGGCAAGGATCCCTGGGGTAACCAGCGCCTGGCCTTCACCGCGCGCGGCAGCCTGAACCGCACCGACTACGGCCTGAAGTGGAACCAGGCCCTCGAGGCCGGCGGCGTGCTCGTCGGCGAGAAGGTCGACATCGACCTCGAGGTCAGCGCGGTGCTCGCGAAGTAG
- a CDS encoding helix-turn-helix transcriptional regulator: MKRATDICPRFEAAAELLGKRWTGLLVQQLLAGPRRFSELASAIQVSERVLSERLKELEDAGVVVRKVHPEPPVRVEYRLTPKGEALSVVVNAIGEWANRWVEPKPARARKKTA; encoded by the coding sequence ATGAAGCGCGCCACCGACATCTGCCCCCGCTTCGAGGCTGCGGCCGAGCTCCTGGGCAAGCGCTGGACGGGGCTGCTCGTGCAGCAGCTCCTGGCCGGGCCGCGCCGGTTCTCGGAGCTGGCGTCGGCGATCCAGGTGAGCGAGCGGGTGCTCTCGGAGCGGCTGAAGGAGCTCGAGGACGCCGGCGTGGTGGTGCGCAAGGTGCACCCCGAGCCGCCGGTGCGCGTGGAGTACCGGCTCACGCCCAAGGGCGAGGCGCTCTCCGTGGTCGTGAACGCGATCGGCGAATGGGCGAACCGCTGGGTCGAGCCCAAGCCGGCCCGCGCGCGCAAGAAGACCGCTTAA